The following proteins come from a genomic window of Mustela lutreola isolate mMusLut2 chromosome 6, mMusLut2.pri, whole genome shotgun sequence:
- the LOC131834630 gene encoding LOW QUALITY PROTEIN: putative uncharacterized protein encoded by LINC03040 (The sequence of the model RefSeq protein was modified relative to this genomic sequence to represent the inferred CDS: deleted 2 bases in 1 codon) → MMPLTEAGAPAQGGGPAGTGWARGRRWRLPRQKSFLHGLCRPLRPHPGFGESDSAELASLHLLPRTRSARRNYRIAGARLMRSNYPPPLFSAALCCAGPTHPN, encoded by the exons ATGATGCCACTCACGGAAGCGGGCGCCCCAGCACAAGGAGGGGGCCCTGCAGGGACGGGGTGGGCCAG GGGAAGGCGATGGCGCCTCCCGCGGCAGAAGTCTTTTCTCCACGGCCTCTGCCGCCCCCTGCGTCCCCACCCAGGCTTCGGAGAGTCTGACTCA GCCGAGCTCGCATCGCTTCACCTCCTACCACGCACCCGGAGCGCGCGGAGAAATTACAGGATTGCAGGGGCACGGCTAATGCGCTCTAATTACCCACCGCCGCTCTTCTCCGCGGCGCTCTGCTGCGCTGGGCCAACGCATCCTAATTAG